In Palaemon carinicauda isolate YSFRI2023 chromosome 1, ASM3689809v2, whole genome shotgun sequence, the genomic stretch ATTGTTACTTATAcaagtttgtattattttttttaatgaaagtgagaggaaaaattatcaataaatgccGGCGATGAAAGGCCTTCATGGCTGCATTGAGTCGTTTGGCCAAAACTGAATATTCaatcacatttctctctctctctctctctctctctctctctctctctctctctctctctctctctctctctctctctcttttgctatgTATGTTGAAAATTATGTGCCCTGATATTCGGTAAAGATAATTTACAAAGTGTAATTCTAGCTTCAGAGTCTTAGAAGTAAGTTATTTTTCTTTagttagtgatgaaaatggccttcGAAGATAAAGATGGGACCATTAATATCCTTAGGGCGAGtcaaaataaaaatgcaaataaagGAGATATGATCAAGCGGTTACCCGAAAACCCATTGATCTATAGGTGGTCTTTATGAGACCCAGTAGATCTTTGTATTTTCACAACTTTAGGTGCCTTTTGTGACTCTAGTTTACTTTGGAAATCCTTTAATGTTTTCATGTTCGATCTGTCAGGTTTTGCTTTCTGCAGCTTTACTAGAGATAACAGTCTTCGTAAGATTTATTCAAGCAAATATTTTCGATAAACCGCATATTCTTTGAATTCTCTTCAGTTTCTCAACATATCCCACTTAATTGGATTAATTAAATTTTTTCAGTATACTTTAGTTCTTGTTATTCTACTCTCCATACACATGTCTCCGTTCAGTTCTTCGtgaaatttgaaaaaattataaaaagaaaaattattattttttatattagacATTCTATCAAACCGATTTGCGATGGTTATAACAAACTTTTTCTTGTCAAATTCTGTATTGTGAACTAtaatacctgctctctctctctctctctctctctctctctctctctctctctctctctctctctctctctctctctctccacatgcacACTACTTTATGCATATCATGCCAGGCAATCCTTACATCGATCAATCAAAAAGCTGCATGCACATCGTTCATCTGACttctaattataaaattatcaatatcactGTGAATTCTTATCGCGTGTCACCGTAGGCATGAAGTTGCGCACGCATACGTGGGTCACGTTAACGGTCGAACAAGCTCGTAAAAACACTTTCCATGATGCAAAACTGGCCTTTCATGCAATGATTGCGATGCTAAATAAAAACCGTTTAAAATTGCTTGTGCTCTAATTTCCGACCGTCTGAAAATTCCAATGATTGCGATGCTAAATAAAAACCGTTTAAAATTGCTTGTGCTCTAATTTCCGACCGTCTGAAAATTCCAATGATTGCGATGCTAAATAAAAACCGTTTAAAATTGCTTGTGCTCTAATTTCCGACCGTCTGAAAATTCCAATGATTGCGATGCTAAATAAAAACCGTTTAAAATTGCTTGTGCTCTAATTTCCGACCGTCTGAAAATTCCAATGATTGCGATGCTAAATAAAAAACCGTTTAAAATTGCTTGTGCTCTAATCTCCGACCGTCTGAAAATTCTCTGTCCCTCTGTATGAATAATTACCGTCATGATATGAAATGGAAGGAAAATAATACAGAACGATGTTGTGCAAAAGTTGGTATCATTATGAGAATTAATGGTCGGATGATCGTTAAAGGTCTCGTTATCCCCTTTGATGGCCTTTACCATTTTTATTGGAAGGGAAGAAGGGCTGTGTAGAGGGAGATAGGAAAGTCATATAAACGAGGAAGGGAAGAGGTGGTTAgccaaacaggagagagagagagagagagagagagagagagagagagagagagagagagagagaaatgtttttagGAGGTAGTGAAAGAAAGTAATCTGTAATTCACACTTGTTAGAAAATTTGTATGGTTTATTAAAAGAGTTATTATGGAATATATATTATTACTCTTTGTAGACCATTATAGCAGAATTTACTCTATTTTTTCATGATTTGTCATTCTGAATATCTTATTCTAGCTTTCAAAggcatatgaatattatattttgagGATTTTAACAGGAAATGCTAAGGGTTGTTAAGAATTTTCATCTTCTTTGATAGGTACATGTAAACTCCCTAACAGAAAGTAAAATGTAACATCAGGAgtccttttttttaatgtggcaTCTTTTAAGTGGTCGTGAAAGTTTTAATCAAGCGGAAAAGGGGTGTTgttatattttaatcttaatattaacAAGATTACCGTTATGTATTCATTCTTGCTTTTCACGTGTCAGGCTTTGTAATttctacacataaacacacacacacacacacacacacacacacacacacacatatatatatatatatatatatatatatatatatatatatatatcactattggttttcatttcttttcaaatAAGCTACACATACATACCTCTTTAAGTCGCTTTCGTCAATAGAGGTATTAATGGCTTCTTTGAGCAAATGGAAATATCGAGTACTAGTGATTAGATTATCATAAAACAGCCGAGTCGAAATGAGTCGAATTCGATTTCAAGCGCCAaactcttatttctctttatgCCCTGATGATATAGCAGTCGACTATCACCCTAGTTTCGACTCTAGTATGATTCGATAACTTGGCCGACCAGAAATTcttcttctaaaaaaaataatttcttgtgTCTACGGTCCGTGCCAGAGCTATTTATGGCTAATTTGAAAGtgcgtgtacacatacacacacacacatacacacacatatatatatatatatatatatatatatatatatatatatatatatacatatatatatatatatatatatatatatatatatataaaatatatgtgtgtgtttgcgtttgtgtaagagtagctgtatatatatatatatatatatatatatatatatatatatattatatatatatatataatatatatatatatatatatatatatatatatatattcaaataagccatatatatttttgatatattaatgtctggattctcttaacgacctcgggatcagagcgccaggcgaaatcacacaaagacaagagcttggctccggccgggaatcgaaccctggtcggccacgaagaaagatatatatgtatatacacagtatatatatatatatatatatatatatatatatatatatatatatatatacagtatatatatatgtatttatatatatatatatatatatatatatatatataatatatatatatatgtgtgggtgtgtgtgtgcgtgtgtttgcgtttgtttaatagtagctgtatatatatatatatatatatatatatatatatatatatatgtgtgtgtgtgtgtgtgtgtgtgtgtgcgcttgttaCATTTTTGTGGGGCATATTATCTTGACAATTAATATCTAGGATAACAACTCTTGGGACAAGTGAACTCCAGTTTGGGTTCAGTGGATGACGAAAGTTGAATTTAcgcttttccatttaatttttggTGTCTACACATTGATTGAACGATGAAATTGCTCTTCATTAAAATGTTGTAATGGTGAAAACTTTAAAATACTATAATATTtagaaactaaaattaaataacaagtttatataaataaaaactaaaattcttaTAGATGTAAAAATTCAAGAATATTTGTAAAATACATGAATGCATTTTCCAaatgcttcacagaatttcatgaccgatctcacaagcTTCGCTCTTTTTGACGAAGCTTACTTTTCCAATCTTGCAATGGGATTGACGTCTCTTTTCTAAAGCAAACTAAATTGTGAGGTTAATTGCCCCCTCGGGAAATCTAGGTCATATACTTTAACCGCTAAGTAGTGGCTGCTCAGAGTTACTTCCCGAGGAGAAAGCTCCCACAGCATAGGCTACTATATACACCTACAAAGAAATATCAGAAAAATCTCAAACCCCGTATGCATGATGCACCATTCTTTATTGACTCGTGCACTCCTGGTTTCTGCATTTAAGACTTTTCCTTTCCAAATACTTTTTTACGCTTCATCTTACCCAGTCTTGAGTTTTTCTTGTCTCCTATCTTCTAACTCTTACGAATTGAATCGATTAACACCACCCTATCATGTGTCATTCTTCACACAAGACTAAACCATCTCGAAACACCTTGCTCCATCCTTTGACTAATCTTCCAACAGCTTTATGTATCGCCGCCTTTTCACCCTTTCAATTCTTCCCTTGTACCTCATACTTCATAAGCAGGCCATATTGGCAACTTCCACATTCTGTCTTTCATTTGCATTCATCATTCACACTAAATTTCCATAAAGGATAGTGAGTTTATATCACAAGTTTCCTCCTTTTCTTTAGACATTCTGCTACCCTCCATACTTCACGTAATATTATACCAAAATATTTACTCTCTAACAtccatactttcatatatatatatatatatatatatatatatatatatatatatttatatatatatatatatatgtgtgtgtgtgtgtgtgtgtgtgtgtatatatatacatgtgtgtatatatatatatatatatatatatatatatatatatatatactcatacaaacGCACTGTGCGGATACTagtatatgcaacccgtcaaaaatgacgtctaaatatttagatagatatacacacacacacacacccctctcaccggggtatggcaACTTCCTCTCCCCATACccaagcttttaatatatatataaagtatatacatatatatatatatatatatatatatatatatatatatatatatatatatagatatacacacacataaaaccagacacttgttctttattatatagcgtAGATTATTTGTTAACTCGTCTTAACATAAAGATAAATTGGTTCTGAACCAACTTCAAAGTGCATATACTTATCATTTATCGTGAAACACGTTTCCTATCTTGCTGAATACATACATTCATGGGTCCCTTTATGTTTCCATTTGCATTATGTTACGGAAAGTTCTGACTCTGTTGGATAAGTTCCTGGGAAACATCATTCACTTCTCGAGATCGCTTGTTGATAACGGTtatgttttcttcttatttcaagTTTTCTAGTTtaatattaaacattattttagaATGTGAtctttggaaaatctctctctctctctctctctctctctcctctctctctctctctctctctcctctctctctctctctctgggtgtgtgtTATCTGTTTTCTAGTTTAATAAGTTTTAGTGAATTCCTGTAAGTTATTATTCTTATcaccatcataattatcatcatcattatcgtgatGTAGGTGAAAAGTGGGATTTGTTTTTAGTTTTCACAGATGAAATGCTGGGATTCAAACGTATGtatacattgaatatttttttttatgaatttgactgttttaagagagagagagagagagagagagagagagagagagagagagagagagagagagagagagagagagagagagctatcatgtCTTCACGTAGTAAATTGCATTCtgcactggctagtacagtggtaacgtattagcctagcattcacatggcagcacaTCGATCCTGTGAGTTTGAACTGTttcctggggaggccactgctgtggttgggcaccatagtggggggaTTCGGTTGGCCAGGGTGACGTTCTGGTgaatatctattctaatgaaactggaactaaaaccagacacctttacctttaaattcTCTGAGAACCTTGATTTAAGCTGAGTTTATCATTCATGAGAATCTATACATCTGTAAAAGGTAAATCTAAATTGCTTCTTTAACCTTGACCCTGTTTTTGGGGGGTGAGCAATGTTACCCTCTCATTTGGGTATTTCTCTTCAATGTTGCATTCCTTGTGGTGCGTTGTGGGTGCTACTGGAGATTCCTTTcatggtttgcgtcaattttgtataaggaaaaattgaagaaacttgttacaaaggaattcctgtgttcaactatttaattgacaaaatgtaaatattgtattttgttattttgaataaaagttaaaaaaaaaaataaaaaaagttcctttgccCAGTAGGTACACGCAATTCTAAGCTTTCGGACTTCCCttgtttccctatttctttcttttGTATAGCTGTTCAACCTCTTTTAAGATTGGTTTTATTCGGCAACTCTTTGACTTCGTTGCTGAATGGTCTTCCCGACCCTAACACCGAACTATATGTCCCAAATTCCCATAAATTGTAACAACAGAATGTGGAGGAAATGGAACTAGGTTTTACGTAGcttaatttttaataaatatactgtaaatgacATGTGCATGAAGGAATACAGTATATGCTAGCGTTGATTTATATCTGCAAAGGCGATATTTCAGTAATAAAAATGCACAGAGTAAAATAAGTATTCTGAATGGAACTGGCAACAGGAAATTTTGTTTCAGAATCAATCGGTAATAAATAcaattttctcaaattttatttagattttaaagTCAGAAGATTAGAATATAGTATGTATTTGTCTCTCaaataattttatgatttaaattgataaatagataaatagactgAAAATAGATTGTAGAGAATATGTAGGTAAGACAGCGATGTCATAAGTTAAAGGGATATTTGTGATAATAACAAAAcagaaatgtaaggaaaattaATCATTGGTAAACttaaaatatgtaactaaaatgaataagaaagggaaaaaaaaataattggaaaagatgaagatgaaaaaaagaacGAACAGCTAGGCAGAGTAATAAAAGGAGTCTGCCTTGCGGCTAACTTCACCTTTTCCCTTCTCTTATTCCCCGTAATTCCAAAGGCTGCCCTTAAGCAAACAAAAGGCCTCAGGAGAGAACAGTAGACTCCTTGTGCGTTGTTCGTTGGGCGATGGCCTCCCGCCATCCATTCTCCGGACGAGAATGAAGAAATCACCGTTGGCTATATTGCTACAGACCTCCTCTTACCTCCACTCTCTCCCTGACACATTCCCCTCGTCCTTTTTCATCTTCATAATGGcctaagactttaaaaaaaaaaaaaaaaaaaaaaaaaagtgaaaggtacCGCGGTAAATGGCCTCTGCTAAAGAAGAGGTACTGCGGTAAATATCCATGTAGCTTCAGAGGTAACGTAGCAAATGACCTTCCGTCTATACCGCCATACGTTCTGCCATGGAAACTGACATGTCTTAGTGATGTTAATGATTTAGTGTTCTGTTATAGTAGCATGCATGTCTTGGGTTAAATGGATTGATACGATCCTAGAAGCAAGGAGAGGGCAGACGGGGAAGAAAATTAAGTGCAAAAATGTGTAGTTGGCATCGAATTAGATCTTTAATAAAGGGGAAATGAATTCTAGAGAATTAATACGGCAATTTATTTTCCTACAATCTTGCTATAACCCTATTAGGCCATTGGAAATGAGGTAATAGATTGACGCAGACTTAGTTGTTATTTATGGTGACCAGTCCCAGTAGAATAGAAAATAATGAACATACCTGCTTGTTATTCTGGTGTCTACCTGAAGCTATTCgcaacataaatggataaaaaaattggTGGGTAAACCTGAATTGTTTACTGTATGCTCCCTAAAGTCGTAGTGTAGCCCTGACATGTGCAGGTATATAATTTGAACTACTTTTGGAGCTTCCactaaaatatatcttatttaacTTTAGCCTTGGTTTACGTAAGAGAGTTTAGTACCAGATTGGTCAGTGGTAGGTCTTCCTCTATCGTAAGCATTAGAGTTGTGGGAACTTGGGCATTTGGTTATCAAAAGGCTCTGGAAATTTTcaacatttcataaaatatttgccTTCTAGTTTTTCATCGAACTGCTGTGCCAATTATGAAAGAACAAATAAGGGAAAGCCACACAGCCGAAGCACTAATTCGGATCCAACCCATAGGTATGTAGCCTGATTGTTACCTAAATATCGTATCCTTTCCACGTAATTCTGTAAAACCAAATCGTACATTTTCACGTAAGCGTTGTAAAAGATTAGTACAGTTTTTAGAGCTTCGGTACACCCATATAAATCTTTAGCAAACATTTCCCTTAATAGGTAAAGCAGTTCTAGAGAAAACAAATATCATCACTTGCTGCTCTCTTGATTCTCTAACTAAGGACTGGGTTGACTCCAGCCACTACTCACATAATCTGCCTTGACAATTTTGTTTCCTGGATATGAAGACTTCCATTCTACCGCTTCATTTATCCTGTTCAGACCACACAAACGTCTTCATGATACACAGTTCAACAGCCTTATATCCTTCATATTCTCCACATGATCAAACCATTTAAAAAGACTGAGCCTTTTCTATGCAAACCTTTTATTGCCCTTTTGTTACTCCTCTTAAGCTTAGGCAAGCCCTTAATCTCAAGAGAATTCACCATATTTCTTTTTCTCCATTCGCAATCCACATCGAAATTTCAATTCCACAGAGAAGGGTTGATTAATAACGCCTTCATGCATTTCATCTTTTACTGTCGTAGATGCTTATCTTCTCCAAGACCTTTACAGATAGCATGCATACTATCTTCCTAGTTTATCGCAATTTATTATTCTTGTTCTCCCCTGCTCTCTTCATTCTATAATTCCACTCACGAATACTTATGTCAATAAAGCACTTCcatacttattttttattattctaatattgGATTTTTCTTTGCTGAcattcaatttaaaaaaaggccatcCTACAAACACCCTCAGAATCTAAACGGTATAATGTTTCTCTTTGCTTTCTCTAACATCATCAGTAAACATCAACCACTCAAaacgatctattttcttatttcctaacTGCATCTTAGTTTGGTTTTTCTATCCTCTTATTGTGCTTTCAGTTCAAATATGAATTTATAATTGAGTAATTAAGCATTTGTGAATTCTACCCATTTTACATTAACCTTCCCGCCTTCATGTTCaggtattttaatatttataagtatatttgaGTGTATTCGCGTACAGTATAAATGCTATATacgttctagatttttttttttttttttttttttttttttttttttttttggttgagaaAAATAGATGAAACACCATTTGTACCACATTCCATATTTCCAGAATACATGAATATGATCCTTTCTGTTTTCACCACAAAACGAAAGAGAgctttgatgatattttttgtttttgtattttttaacgTCGCGATGAATTGGCAGCATATGAAAACCACTTTTAACTAGGCCTTTGTTGTTATCTGGCTGTGTAGTTTGCAATGTTGTAATTCATATGTTTCCCATCCAATACTGAATTGAAACCGCGAAATAGTGCTCTGAAATACTGATAGGATACTCTGTGTATGTATTGATAAGAACAtgagaccttaaaaaaaaaaaaaaaaaaaaaaaaaaaaaatcttaggatggagagattttggttacaaaaaaaaaaaaaatgtgaagagttgaatgccactttctttagaaataaaatattgaataaggtAATCGTGCCAGTACCAACCTTAGAGCCTTATTGAATCATTGGAACATAAGTAGTTAAAACTCAGAgagctatgaaaaaaaattatatgtggttaacactaagaggcagaaaaggagcaacatggatacttaTACAATTCTTATACAATTGTAACTCTACAACTGTAGTCTTACTCCTTTAGTCTTAATCTATAGACTTTGTCGCTAGTCACAATGGAACGAAAACTCTTATTATGGTTActaagattttctttattgtttttatgtatttttcgaTCAGGGTAATCAACTTTTATTTTTCTCATCATAGTTTTTATCCATCAAGAACAAAGTATTATTTTAGGTTTAATTCCGATAACAACTGAAAGTGGAGAATTCTCAGTGCTGATTACATCTTGAGGCCTCGAATAGATCATGGTCCGCAGGTTGGTCTTAAGTGGCCTCATGGTCCGCAGGATGGTCTTAAGTGGCCTCATGGTCCGCAGGATGGTCTTAAGTGGCCTCATGGTCCGCAGGATGGTCTTAAGTGGCCTCATGGTCCGCAGGATGGTCTTAAGTGGCCTCATGGTCCGCAGGATAGTCTTAAGTGGCCTCATGGTCCGCAGGATGGTCTTAAGTGGCCTCATGGTCCGCAGGATGGTCTTAAGTGGCCTCATGGTCCGCAGGATAGTCTTAAGTGGCCTCATGGTCCGCAGGATGGTCTTAAGTGGCCTCATGGTCTGCAGGATGGTCTTAAGTGGCCTCATGGTCCGCAGGATAGTCTTAAGTGGCCTCATGGTCCGCAGGATGGTCTTAAGTGGCCTCATGGTCCGCAGGATGGTCTTAAGTGGCCTCATGGTCCGCAGGATGGTCTTAAGTGGCCTCATGGTCCGCAGGATGGTCTTAAGTGGCCTTtcgcccagcggcaagagcccgtgtcttacataaggtaaggcaatctacacacacacacacacacacaagtggccTGCAAAGTGACGACATTTTTTTTCAACTCGAGTTACGATAAATGTTATAACTGAGGAAAATGTAACTAAGCTATTAAGATGaacaaaaataatgtatttttggtAATCCAGGGTGGCCAGAAAGATAAGTTGCAATCTTCAGCGTTGCTAATAATGACCAAATTTTCGGTAGCCCTCGAAAGGAATTGAGTTTGACACTCCTGCCATAgatctgtgacggccgagagaaggttgtgaactcaaaggcagtatgagagaaactgaattaatttattatagaacactcctttatatacaaaagcccaaggctacaggaattttcatgttcacaagacagacaatgttacagaggcgatacgcagacatgtttattctggttctttttagtgcgagggaagagcataatatatacaaaatgaattatgtacgatcgtgtgacacacggttggtacagatccttGAAAACTCTCGGCCAGCACTTCGTTACCTTTTATGGAACTTTTGTTAAACGATGTTGACTTTATCTCTCCTTGCAACAGAAGGTGTAGTCCCTGCATTGCCGCTTGGTCGTCTCCTGTCTTCCAAACGTCAATACCCACTGACATTAGAATTGTTGTCACGATCGACATCAACATCAAATGGCGCTGACTCGCATAttacagtataataaaaaaaaatttatttgcccAAACAAAGACTCTTGAATGGCTGCTGTTCATAGGAGCAAGTTTATTAGTTGAGTATATGGATAGCTCTGTGAGTAACGTTATACGATTTgtcgacgctctctctctctctctctctctctctctctctctctctctctctctctctctctctctctctctctctctctcaggaattcaTTTAATGTGGTGGAACTTTATGGCATATGAGAAGGAT encodes the following:
- the LOC137646320 gene encoding uncharacterized protein; this encodes MRPLKTILRTMRPLKTILRTMRPLKTILRTMRPLKTILRTMRPLKTILQTMRPLKTILRTMRPLKTILRTMRPLKTILRTMRPLKTILRTMRPLKTILRTMRPLKTILRTMRPLKTILRTMRPLKTILRTMRPLKTILRTMRPLKTNLRTMIYSRPQDVISTENSPLSVVIGIKPKIILCS